A window of Saccopteryx leptura isolate mSacLep1 chromosome 5, mSacLep1_pri_phased_curated, whole genome shotgun sequence contains these coding sequences:
- the CXCL8 gene encoding interleukin-8, translated as MTSKLVVALLAAFVLSATLCEAAVTSRVNTELRCQCIKTHSTPFHPKFIKELRVIESGPHCANSEIIVKLFDGRDVCLNPKEKWVQKVVQIFLKRAEKQSEGK; from the exons ATGACTTCCAAGCTGGTTGTGGCTTTGCTGGCAGCCTTTGTGCTTTCTGCAACTCTGTGTGAAG CTGCAGTTACATCAAGAGTAAACACTGAACTGCGATGCCAGTGTATCAAAACACACTCTACCCCATTCCACCCCAAGTTTATCAAAGAACTGAGAGTGATTGAGAGTGGGCCGCACTGTGCGAATTCAGAAATTAT TGTAAAGCTCTTTGATGGAAGAGATGTCTGCTTGAACCCCAAGGAAAAGTGGGTGCAGAAGGTTGTGCAGATATTTTTGAAGAG AGCTGAGAAGCaaagtgaaggaaaataa